The following proteins are encoded in a genomic region of Dyadobacter sp. UC 10:
- a CDS encoding neutral/alkaline non-lysosomal ceramidase N-terminal domain-containing protein, producing MRALLLISMVLLHSLVFAQSKGWKAGVAKVAITPEGSLWMAGFASRTHASDGKLHDLWAKALALEDAEGKQAILITTDLLGFPKSMSDEIRNQLLAKYKLSKAQIILNSSHTHSGPVLGNALSDIYPLQAGDQKKIDAYSSELVNQIVTLAGNALKALQPAALQSQNGVARFQVNRRNNNAATLDRLTEITGPGDAAVPVLKVSDTKGKMLAIAFGYACHPTVLDLYKWSGDYPGYAQIELEKLYPGTTALFFQGAGADQNPLPRHTAPLAIQYGKTLAAAVERVLSEDMKTLEPKLATAYTEVELGLTTAPTREQFAALAKNTTGYQQRWAQRMLEKIEKNEPFTTSYPFPLQVWKLGNQAIMTLGGELVVDYAINLKKIFGQETFVMGYSNDVMTYIPSATILREGGYEGEAAAIVYGLPATWASDVEIQILNGMVNLAKQAGVTKPESRVIKN from the coding sequence ATGAGGGCACTTTTATTGATTTCGATGGTTTTGCTGCATTCGCTGGTTTTTGCTCAAAGCAAAGGTTGGAAAGCAGGCGTGGCCAAAGTGGCGATCACGCCGGAGGGGTCGCTCTGGATGGCGGGATTTGCTTCGCGCACCCACGCTTCCGATGGCAAACTGCACGATCTGTGGGCGAAAGCTTTGGCGCTGGAAGACGCGGAAGGAAAGCAGGCAATACTGATCACAACCGATCTGCTCGGTTTCCCGAAAAGTATGTCTGACGAGATCAGGAACCAGCTTTTGGCAAAATATAAACTATCCAAAGCGCAGATTATCCTCAACAGCTCGCATACGCATTCGGGGCCGGTTTTAGGCAATGCACTATCGGATATCTATCCGTTACAGGCGGGCGATCAGAAGAAAATAGACGCATATTCCTCGGAACTGGTCAACCAGATCGTGACTTTAGCCGGCAATGCATTGAAAGCGCTGCAGCCTGCTGCTTTGCAATCGCAAAATGGCGTCGCGCGGTTTCAGGTCAACCGGAGGAATAACAATGCTGCAACACTCGATAGACTCACCGAAATCACAGGCCCGGGCGATGCGGCCGTACCCGTGCTGAAAGTATCTGACACGAAAGGTAAAATGCTGGCGATTGCGTTCGGATATGCTTGTCACCCTACTGTTCTGGATTTATACAAATGGTCGGGGGACTATCCCGGTTATGCGCAGATCGAACTTGAAAAGCTTTATCCCGGCACTACCGCCTTGTTTTTCCAGGGCGCCGGCGCGGACCAGAATCCACTGCCCCGTCACACGGCCCCACTCGCAATTCAATATGGAAAAACGCTGGCGGCAGCCGTAGAGCGTGTTTTGAGTGAAGATATGAAGACTTTGGAACCAAAACTGGCAACTGCTTATACAGAAGTTGAACTCGGTCTTACTACCGCTCCAACCAGGGAACAATTCGCTGCATTAGCTAAAAACACAACGGGTTACCAGCAAAGATGGGCACAAAGAATGCTTGAAAAAATCGAGAAAAACGAGCCTTTTACTACCTCCTACCCTTTTCCGCTACAAGTATGGAAACTGGGCAACCAGGCGATTATGACGCTCGGCGGCGAACTGGTAGTGGATTATGCGATCAATCTTAAAAAGATATTCGGGCAGGAAACCTTCGTTATGGGCTATTCAAATGATGTGATGACCTATATTCCAAGCGCGACGATCCTTCGCGAAGGCGGCTACGAAGGCGAGGCGGCGGCAATTGTGTACGGTTTGCCCGCAACCTGGGCTTCCGATGTTGAAATTCAGATTTTAAACGGAATGGTAAACCTCGCCAAACAGGCAGGTGTGACCAAACCGGAATCCCGTGTGATCAAAAACTGA
- a CDS encoding LacI family DNA-binding transcriptional regulator, with amino-acid sequence MKKDNTYYGVKEIARRANVSIATVDRVIHNRTGVSEKTKQKINDIIKELDYQPNILASRLASRKIITLAVLIPRVSDETDFWEAPLRGIDRAESEIKKYGIEVLHYFFDLNDKNSFEEQSRKIIGEDVQGVLLAPSFIEESKEFVKACNKKKIPLAFIDSDLPGHDNLCYIGPHLFQSGYVGAKLLTYRLKENHKVLVVNISKEIDNYNYVQIEKGFRAYFTDHNQPCEIIAAAIPDTDNLSVTNALTRILHEHENLEAIFVTNSRVFAVASFLKKSSRTDISLIGYDFLKENIHYLNEGLIDFLICHKPEEQGFRGLMALYQKLVLGTPVEKVHFMPIDIITKENHAFYQN; translated from the coding sequence ATGAAAAAAGATAACACTTACTATGGCGTAAAAGAGATTGCGCGGCGGGCTAATGTGTCCATCGCGACAGTGGACAGGGTGATTCACAACCGGACCGGCGTTTCAGAAAAGACCAAGCAGAAGATCAACGATATCATCAAAGAGCTTGATTACCAGCCCAACATCCTGGCCAGCCGGCTTGCTTCACGCAAGATCATCACCCTCGCAGTCCTGATTCCCCGGGTGTCCGACGAAACCGATTTCTGGGAAGCGCCACTGAGAGGCATTGATCGCGCCGAATCGGAGATCAAAAAATACGGTATCGAGGTACTCCATTATTTTTTTGACCTGAATGATAAAAATTCCTTCGAAGAACAATCGCGCAAAATAATCGGGGAAGATGTCCAGGGTGTTTTGCTGGCGCCTTCATTTATTGAGGAATCCAAAGAATTCGTGAAGGCTTGTAACAAGAAAAAGATCCCGCTTGCTTTCATCGATTCGGACTTGCCGGGGCATGATAACCTTTGTTACATTGGCCCTCATTTATTTCAGAGTGGCTATGTAGGTGCCAAATTGCTTACTTACCGGTTAAAAGAAAATCACAAAGTACTGGTTGTCAACATTTCAAAAGAGATCGACAACTATAACTATGTGCAGATCGAGAAGGGATTCCGGGCCTATTTTACAGACCATAATCAGCCCTGCGAGATCATCGCAGCAGCAATTCCCGACACAGACAACCTATCGGTAACCAACGCGCTTACCCGCATTCTGCACGAGCACGAGAATCTGGAAGCGATCTTTGTAACCAATTCGCGCGTGTTTGCAGTTGCCTCCTTTTTGAAAAAAAGCAGCCGGACCGACATTTCGCTGATCGGGTACGATTTCCTGAAAGAAAATATCCATTACCTGAACGAGGGTCTGATCGATTTCCTGATCTGCCATAAACCAGAGGAGCAGGGGTTCCGCGGGTTAATGGCGCTTTACCAGAAACTGGTGCTGGGCACTCCTGTCGAAAAGGTGCATTTTATGCCTATTGACATCATTACCAAGGAGAACCACGCATTTTATCAGAACTGA
- a CDS encoding Gfo/Idh/MocA family protein yields MHSLNRRTFILQSAAAGAGLGLLNFQPLSAKPAEGKRVGIIGLDTSHSIAFTKVLNAAQPDPVFEGYKVTAAYPYGSKDIESSAKRIPGYIEEVKKLGVEIVDSIKDLLSKTDVILLETNDGRLHLPQALEVFKSGKKMFIDKPVAASLSDTLAIYEASKKYKVPIFSASSLRYIKGIEAIDKAKVLGADTFSPAVFEKTHPDFYWYGVHGVETLYTVMGKGCKSVTRVHTPDTDIVVGIWEDGRTGTFRGTRTGKHDYGGTVFTQDGNKVLGPYGGYEPLLKDIIKYFQTGEVPVTPEETIEIFAFMEAADESKRQGGKNVLLETVLAKARKK; encoded by the coding sequence ATGCATTCGCTTAACAGAAGAACATTTATTCTACAATCAGCAGCTGCCGGCGCCGGGCTGGGTTTGCTCAATTTTCAACCGCTGTCGGCAAAACCGGCAGAAGGCAAGCGCGTCGGCATAATCGGTCTGGACACTTCTCATAGTATTGCCTTTACAAAAGTCCTGAATGCTGCGCAGCCGGACCCCGTTTTTGAAGGTTACAAAGTGACGGCTGCTTATCCTTACGGCAGTAAAGACATTGAATCCAGCGCAAAACGCATTCCGGGTTACATTGAAGAAGTGAAGAAGCTGGGCGTGGAGATCGTGGACTCTATCAAAGATCTGCTGAGTAAAACGGATGTGATCCTGCTGGAAACCAACGATGGCAGGCTGCATTTGCCACAGGCGCTCGAAGTTTTTAAATCAGGAAAAAAAATGTTTATTGATAAGCCTGTCGCCGCTTCTCTGAGCGATACGCTGGCTATTTACGAGGCTTCGAAAAAGTACAAAGTCCCCATTTTCTCAGCCTCTTCACTGCGCTACATCAAAGGCATTGAAGCAATTGATAAAGCAAAAGTATTGGGGGCGGATACATTCAGCCCGGCCGTTTTTGAGAAAACGCATCCCGATTTTTACTGGTACGGCGTGCACGGTGTGGAGACTTTGTACACGGTAATGGGAAAAGGCTGCAAAAGTGTCACCCGCGTACACACACCGGATACCGATATTGTGGTGGGAATCTGGGAAGACGGACGCACGGGCACATTCCGCGGCACACGGACCGGCAAGCACGATTACGGCGGAACTGTTTTCACCCAGGATGGAAACAAAGTACTGGGCCCCTATGGTGGTTACGAGCCTCTTTTAAAGGACATTATCAAATATTTCCAAACCGGCGAAGTACCGGTAACTCCCGAAGAGACGATCGAGATATTTGCGTTTATGGAAGCTGCCGACGAAAGTAAAAGGCAAGGCGGCAAAAATGTACTGCTTGAAACTGTGCTGGCGAAGGCCCGCAAAAAATAA
- a CDS encoding RagB/SusD family nutrient uptake outer membrane protein yields MKRIPNILFTVSLLAVAALSCTEKWLEPKPLSFYTPENVYTDKSGFESLLITMRKDLKNENTGNISFMVNEFAASDLGAASVQLDFYKLTPNTDRYYKFLAMFNSAYSAIKNANVLISRIDNIKWSTEEERNRLLGEAYWHRAYWYYRLVNTYGDVPFIGKELVGAKLDFQTHSRWTILNKIQADMEFAVQWLPATAPAGAVSKGAGNHLLAKICLANLQFDKAIEAATAVINGPYALMQTRFGVAAADPKRNVIWDLHRPKNFNTVQNTETILAIVDRFEAPPGAKSAGLYTMRHYNSAWWNAVVRDSQGKAGTLASGPMYDSLGRGNGNVRLSPFYQYDLWKFGNTNWKNTTDLRRSNINWVDLDELLYNNPASVDFGKPIKPQNMAVLADTFYSLYAMPHYITYVPQDDPKAAPMGGNGDWYVFRLAETYLLRAEAHFWKNNPAAAAADLNVVRARAKALPVAAGQVTLDFIFDERARELFAEEPRHSELVRASYITAKLNKGGYDLAGFSTKNYYYDRVYSRNNFYEKKVSYIGNIASIAPFHVLWPIPSIVITANTLAVINQNVGYEGAERNIAPLETIE; encoded by the coding sequence ATGAAAAGGATCCCCAACATATTATTTACAGTTTCGCTGCTTGCCGTCGCTGCGCTGTCCTGTACCGAAAAATGGCTTGAACCAAAACCGCTTTCGTTCTATACACCCGAAAATGTGTACACCGACAAGTCCGGATTCGAGTCGCTGCTGATCACGATGCGGAAAGACCTGAAAAACGAGAATACAGGCAATATCAGCTTTATGGTCAACGAATTCGCCGCTTCCGACCTCGGCGCAGCCAGCGTACAGTTAGACTTTTACAAGCTCACCCCGAATACCGACAGATACTACAAATTCCTGGCGATGTTCAACTCGGCATACAGCGCTATCAAAAATGCGAATGTGCTGATTTCCAGAATAGATAATATCAAATGGAGTACAGAAGAAGAACGTAACAGGCTGCTGGGCGAAGCCTACTGGCACCGGGCGTATTGGTATTACCGACTCGTAAACACCTATGGCGATGTGCCATTTATCGGAAAAGAACTCGTTGGTGCAAAACTGGATTTTCAGACACACAGCCGCTGGACTATTTTGAACAAGATCCAGGCTGACATGGAATTTGCGGTTCAATGGCTGCCGGCAACTGCGCCTGCGGGCGCGGTTTCGAAGGGAGCGGGTAACCATTTACTGGCCAAGATCTGCCTCGCCAATTTGCAGTTTGATAAAGCAATCGAGGCGGCTACCGCTGTAATCAACGGCCCGTATGCATTGATGCAAACCCGCTTTGGCGTAGCTGCCGCAGATCCAAAACGAAACGTGATCTGGGATCTTCACCGCCCGAAAAATTTCAATACAGTACAGAATACCGAAACAATCCTGGCCATAGTAGACCGCTTCGAAGCACCTCCGGGAGCAAAATCGGCTGGCCTGTACACTATGCGGCATTATAACAGCGCCTGGTGGAATGCGGTGGTGAGGGATAGCCAGGGAAAAGCCGGCACGCTCGCCTCGGGCCCGATGTACGATTCGCTGGGCAGGGGTAACGGAAATGTTCGGCTTTCACCATTTTACCAATACGATCTCTGGAAATTTGGTAACACCAACTGGAAAAACACGACGGATCTGAGAAGAAGCAATATCAACTGGGTAGACCTGGACGAGCTGCTTTATAACAATCCGGCGTCTGTCGATTTTGGAAAACCCATCAAGCCGCAGAATATGGCTGTACTCGCGGACACTTTTTATTCGCTTTACGCGATGCCGCACTACATTACGTACGTTCCGCAGGACGATCCCAAGGCTGCGCCCATGGGCGGAAATGGCGATTGGTATGTTTTCAGGCTGGCCGAGACTTACCTGCTGCGTGCGGAAGCACATTTCTGGAAAAACAACCCGGCGGCAGCTGCGGCTGACCTTAACGTAGTCCGTGCGCGGGCAAAAGCATTACCCGTCGCCGCCGGCCAGGTCACGCTGGATTTTATATTCGATGAACGTGCACGTGAGCTTTTCGCAGAAGAACCGCGCCACTCGGAGCTGGTGCGTGCTTCCTATATAACTGCCAAACTGAATAAGGGCGGCTACGACCTGGCAGGGTTCAGTACCAAGAACTACTATTATGACCGCGTATATTCCCGCAATAATTTTTACGAGAAAAAGGTATCGTATATCGGAAACATAGCATCCATCGCCCCTTTCCACGTGCTCTGGCCGATCCCTTCGATCGTGATCACGGCGAATACGCTCGCGGTCATCAATCAGAATGTGGGTTATGAAGGTGCTGAAAGGAATATCGCTCCGCTGGAAACCATTGAATAG
- a CDS encoding DegT/DnrJ/EryC1/StrS family aminotransferase, which yields MKQFLNKLSRRSFIKQNSLAGAGLVLASAGASSAFSIHSSAAQKPAILGGPSAWSASKWPTWPQWNPETDEKQVLEVLRSGVWSRANMVTQFEKEWAAALGVKRALAVVNGTNALVTAINQMDIKGGDEVLVSPYTFIATVSAVMTNGAMPVFVDIDPETFQIDPAKIEAKITPRTKAIIAVHILGLPADMDRIMAIAKKHKLLVIEDACQAHLAEYKKQKVGTIGDAGCFSFQNSKNLPIGEGGAVVSNNDQFMDRCFSYTNFGNPYGTAVGSVGTGSMMQGTKLRFTEYQAAIGLAQLKRLDAQTTIRHENAEYLKSQIKDIPGIVPYKLYDNVTKGAFHLFPFRFHKEGFKNLSRDLFLKALQSEGVPCSSGYATLNTQPYLKDTFESKNYKKMYPKEMLDINQYNERNKCPVNDKVCNEEAVWFTQNMLLGTKDDMKSIATAIAKVYAHADQIKTASKK from the coding sequence ATGAAACAATTTCTGAACAAGCTTTCAAGAAGAAGCTTTATCAAACAGAATTCTTTGGCCGGAGCAGGCCTAGTACTGGCCTCTGCCGGTGCTTCCAGCGCATTTTCCATTCATAGCAGCGCGGCACAAAAACCGGCGATACTCGGCGGCCCCTCGGCATGGAGCGCCTCAAAGTGGCCTACGTGGCCGCAGTGGAACCCGGAAACGGATGAAAAGCAGGTTTTGGAAGTATTAAGAAGCGGCGTTTGGTCTCGGGCCAATATGGTGACCCAGTTTGAGAAAGAATGGGCCGCAGCGCTCGGGGTTAAAAGAGCACTGGCTGTCGTAAACGGCACCAATGCACTGGTAACTGCGATCAATCAAATGGATATCAAAGGTGGAGACGAAGTACTTGTATCGCCATATACGTTTATTGCCACCGTTTCAGCAGTTATGACAAATGGCGCAATGCCCGTTTTTGTGGATATTGACCCGGAAACGTTTCAAATCGACCCTGCTAAAATCGAAGCGAAAATCACCCCGCGGACGAAAGCGATTATAGCCGTCCATATCCTTGGTTTACCCGCTGATATGGACAGGATTATGGCGATTGCCAAAAAACATAAGCTACTGGTGATCGAAGATGCCTGCCAGGCGCATTTGGCTGAATATAAAAAACAAAAAGTAGGCACGATCGGCGACGCGGGTTGTTTTAGTTTTCAAAATTCAAAGAACCTTCCTATTGGCGAAGGCGGCGCGGTCGTAAGCAACAACGACCAGTTTATGGACCGATGTTTCTCCTATACCAATTTTGGAAATCCCTATGGAACAGCCGTAGGGTCGGTGGGTACAGGAAGCATGATGCAGGGTACCAAACTGCGTTTTACGGAATACCAGGCCGCAATAGGTCTGGCGCAACTGAAGCGACTTGATGCACAAACCACGATCCGCCACGAGAATGCGGAATATCTGAAATCGCAGATCAAAGACATCCCCGGCATTGTACCTTACAAACTGTACGACAATGTAACGAAAGGCGCATTCCACCTCTTCCCATTCCGGTTTCACAAAGAAGGTTTTAAAAACCTGAGCCGCGACCTGTTCCTGAAAGCCCTGCAATCCGAAGGTGTTCCCTGCTCGAGCGGCTACGCAACGCTGAATACGCAGCCTTACCTGAAAGATACATTTGAGTCCAAAAACTATAAGAAAATGTATCCGAAGGAAATGCTTGATATCAACCAATACAACGAGCGGAATAAATGTCCGGTTAACGATAAGGTCTGTAACGAAGAGGCTGTGTGGTTTACCCAGAATATGCTGCTGGGAACAAAAGACGATATGAAGTCCATTGCAACGGCAATCGCGAAAGTGTACGCCCACGCCGATCAGATCAAAACCGCCAGCAAAAAATGA
- a CDS encoding SusC/RagA family TonB-linked outer membrane protein: MKKIKLYYFKLFACLLLLVHAFPVTVLAQNEIPVKGKVTDKQAQTGLPGVNVVVKGTEKGVSTDVDGNFTINATKESVLVFSFIGYDKQEVTVGNQTVIDVILQPSLTNLEELVVVGYGTMKKSDLTGAVMRVNKEAYQNQSMTQLTDMLTGTVAGFYANQSTSAAGGGSLEIRGPKSLNASTEPMIVLDGVIFNGSIRDINPSDIETIDILKDASSTAVFGARAAAGVLMITTKKGSKGKTTINFSSELGITEVANDFKPFDANTYLDFRRDILRVTNSANPEYYYFNPQKLPAGVTVDQWRKASANPQPDNTDEWLGRLRLFPTELENYKAGKAVDWYNKVMRPGFRQNYDLSIAGGSDKFNYYYSLGYTNNEGVIIGDKFSALRTRLNVDFTVTDWLNVGVNTQFSDRDESAVPADLSGMFNSSPYGSEFDANGNVNWYPHDYPGGINPLINYYGQDKYRKINSLFASMFAKVKLPFGIDYKISYQPRFQFLKDYNFWSSQTIVGGNDHSKGYGTRQESSNYEFILDNLLHWNKQFGKHSFDVTLLYSTEKNRKWYTQISNEIFVPNQNLGFNGLQYGTNPALMNGDSIITGDAVMARLNYTFNDKYLFTGSVRRDGYSAFGIKNPRAVFPAAALAWRISEEEFFQLDWVSQMKLRVSWGVNGNREIGAYSALAQMQQNLYYDGTNVQVGVYNSTLANHDLVWERTQSVNIGADLSLFKNKIDFSAEYYDMTTTNLLMNRLLPQLTGFQSVTSNLGRLGNRGFEMTVNTVNMNRSKLSWRSSFVFSLNRNKIKELFGDYETVEIDGKQVTRELPDYSNEWFPGQAIDRVWNYNVTGVWQTAEKDAAAVYRMEPGDFKAEDVNNNGVYEALSDKKFIGWERPRFRLGLRNDVNFLKYFTASLFVRADLGHIGSFAEALHRGSETYDRRNTWAIPYWTPDNPINDYARLNVNENAFGGGVMIYKPRSFVRIQDLSLGYNLPSGIAEKIRLNNARLFASVRNLYTFDKWPGWDPESGYRPMPRTYTFGVSVSL; the protein is encoded by the coding sequence ATGAAGAAGATTAAACTCTACTATTTCAAATTGTTCGCGTGTTTATTACTCCTGGTACATGCGTTTCCCGTCACTGTCCTTGCGCAAAATGAAATTCCCGTCAAGGGAAAAGTGACTGATAAGCAGGCACAGACCGGCCTTCCGGGCGTGAATGTGGTTGTGAAAGGAACTGAAAAGGGCGTGAGTACAGATGTGGACGGTAATTTCACGATCAATGCTACGAAAGAATCGGTACTCGTGTTTTCATTTATCGGATATGACAAACAGGAAGTTACGGTAGGTAACCAAACGGTAATCGATGTAATTCTCCAACCTTCACTGACCAACCTGGAAGAACTCGTTGTGGTAGGTTACGGTACCATGAAGAAAAGCGATCTGACCGGCGCGGTTATGCGGGTGAACAAGGAAGCCTATCAAAACCAGTCTATGACCCAGCTTACGGATATGCTCACGGGCACGGTAGCGGGGTTTTACGCCAATCAATCCACGTCTGCGGCAGGCGGCGGATCGCTGGAAATACGAGGTCCGAAATCGCTGAATGCTTCAACCGAACCGATGATCGTGCTCGACGGGGTGATCTTCAATGGTAGTATCCGCGACATCAATCCATCAGATATTGAGACAATTGATATCCTGAAAGACGCCAGTTCTACTGCGGTTTTCGGAGCCCGGGCGGCGGCAGGGGTTTTGATGATCACTACCAAAAAAGGAAGCAAAGGCAAAACGACCATTAACTTTTCCAGCGAGCTGGGCATCACCGAGGTTGCCAATGATTTCAAGCCCTTTGATGCAAACACATACCTGGATTTCAGAAGGGACATATTGCGTGTGACCAACTCGGCAAACCCTGAATACTATTATTTTAACCCGCAAAAACTACCCGCAGGCGTAACCGTAGACCAGTGGAGAAAAGCCAGTGCCAATCCGCAGCCCGATAACACCGACGAGTGGCTGGGCAGATTGAGGCTATTCCCTACCGAGCTTGAAAACTACAAAGCCGGGAAGGCAGTTGATTGGTACAATAAAGTAATGCGCCCTGGTTTTCGCCAAAATTACGATCTGAGCATTGCCGGAGGCTCAGATAAATTCAACTACTACTATTCGCTGGGGTATACCAACAATGAAGGTGTGATCATTGGCGATAAATTTTCGGCCCTGAGAACGCGCCTGAATGTGGATTTCACCGTGACCGACTGGTTGAATGTGGGCGTTAACACGCAGTTTTCCGATCGTGACGAAAGCGCCGTCCCGGCTGATCTGTCAGGGATGTTCAATTCCAGTCCGTACGGTTCCGAATTTGATGCAAATGGAAATGTGAACTGGTATCCCCACGATTACCCGGGCGGTATCAATCCGCTGATCAATTACTACGGCCAGGATAAGTACAGGAAGATCAACAGCTTGTTTGCCAGCATGTTTGCAAAAGTAAAACTACCGTTTGGTATTGATTACAAGATATCCTACCAGCCGCGTTTTCAGTTTTTGAAGGACTATAATTTCTGGTCGTCGCAAACGATAGTGGGCGGAAACGACCATTCGAAAGGTTACGGAACGCGCCAGGAATCTTCGAATTATGAATTCATTTTAGATAATCTTCTGCATTGGAATAAACAATTCGGCAAACACAGCTTTGACGTAACCCTGCTTTACAGTACCGAGAAAAACCGAAAATGGTATACACAGATCAGCAACGAAATATTTGTCCCCAACCAAAACCTGGGCTTCAACGGGTTGCAATATGGTACCAACCCCGCACTGATGAACGGCGATTCGATCATTACCGGCGATGCGGTGATGGCGCGGCTGAACTACACCTTTAATGATAAATACCTCTTTACAGGCTCCGTACGCCGCGATGGGTATTCAGCTTTTGGTATTAAAAATCCGCGGGCGGTTTTCCCGGCAGCGGCGTTGGCCTGGCGGATTTCCGAGGAGGAATTCTTCCAGCTCGACTGGGTGAGCCAGATGAAACTACGGGTTTCGTGGGGTGTGAATGGAAACCGCGAAATCGGTGCATATTCAGCCCTGGCGCAAATGCAGCAGAATCTGTATTACGATGGTACTAATGTCCAGGTAGGCGTATACAATAGCACGTTAGCAAATCATGACCTGGTTTGGGAACGAACGCAGTCGGTCAATATCGGTGCTGATTTGAGTTTGTTCAAAAACAAAATCGATTTCAGCGCGGAATATTATGACATGACAACTACCAACCTGCTGATGAACCGTTTACTTCCACAACTGACCGGTTTTCAAAGTGTTACATCCAATTTGGGAAGGTTAGGAAACCGGGGCTTTGAAATGACCGTCAATACGGTGAATATGAACCGGTCAAAATTGAGCTGGCGGTCGAGCTTTGTTTTTTCGCTAAACCGTAACAAAATCAAGGAGCTGTTTGGCGATTATGAGACCGTTGAAATTGACGGAAAACAGGTAACCCGCGAGCTGCCGGACTATTCTAATGAATGGTTCCCGGGCCAGGCGATCGACAGGGTCTGGAACTATAATGTCACAGGTGTGTGGCAAACTGCCGAGAAAGATGCAGCCGCAGTTTACCGGATGGAGCCGGGCGATTTTAAGGCCGAGGACGTGAACAACAATGGCGTTTACGAAGCATTATCAGATAAAAAATTCATTGGCTGGGAGCGGCCGAGGTTCCGCCTGGGACTGCGTAATGATGTTAATTTCCTGAAATACTTTACTGCTTCCCTGTTTGTACGGGCTGATCTGGGCCACATCGGTTCGTTTGCAGAGGCATTGCACCGCGGTTCCGAAACTTACGACCGCCGAAATACCTGGGCTATCCCCTACTGGACTCCCGACAACCCGATCAACGATTATGCGCGTTTGAATGTAAATGAGAACGCTTTCGGTGGTGGTGTGATGATCTATAAGCCGCGTTCATTTGTCAGGATACAGGATCTTTCGCTGGGCTATAACCTGCCTTCCGGCATTGCCGAAAAGATCAGGCTGAATAACGCGCGTCTTTTTGCTTCGGTAAGAAACCTGTACACTTTCGACAAGTGGCCGGGCTGGGACCCTGAATCGGGTTATCGCCCCATGCCGAGGACTTATACATTCGGCGTCTCAGTGTCACTTTAA